A single region of the Triticum dicoccoides isolate Atlit2015 ecotype Zavitan chromosome 2B, WEW_v2.0, whole genome shotgun sequence genome encodes:
- the LOC119360522 gene encoding protein SCAR3-like, which translates to MAGFVGLLRQLGDLAQLAAEVFQGLHDQATAVSARAGGLALGAGRLEAELPLLEERFRRRRNRRPCFVQHNVAIASEVPCRVAGHGVDRPVILVGGTRPCSIEEHIQRCRRPPQLSILDKYDAGGEGACLKRYTDPSFFRAHSAQHESDLQSSDNHSKPPAKEAHHNKYSKFKTGALSDMLQQLKYRHMIRIKRRQKHNFQNQGSSQDEASEARVLSSADSPETSNSEAPCPAVPANKERSSDLAERTSSFGAWLSPSAACCTDACENTPDNTDGSASHGANKADENANNATNSRSALVDFIASRVQSSPRKLSVKKHSDPLTESFRNMAKKLLLEYESAENFRNSNLVAF; encoded by the exons ATGGCCGGCTTCGTGGGCCTCCTCCGCCAGCTCGGGGACCTCGCACA GCTCGCCGCGGAGGTGTTCCAAGGCCTGCACGACCAGGCCACGGCGGTGTCCGCTCGGGCGGGCGGCCTCGCGCTGGGGGCGGGGCGCCTGGAGGCGGAGCTGCCGCTCTTAGAGGAGCGCTTCCGTCGTCGTCGGAATAGACGGCCCTGCTTCGTGCAGCACAACGTCGCCATTGCTTCAGAAGTTCCGTGTCGCGTCGCAGGCCATGGTGTCGATCGGCCGGTGATTTTGGTGGGAGGAACAAGGCCGTGCTCCATCGAAGAGCACATCCAGCGCTGCCGCAGGCCTCCGCAGCTGTCCATTCTGGACAA GTATGATGCTGGTGGCGAGGGAGCGTGCTTGAAGAGATACACCGACCCCTCCTTCTTCAGAGCCCACTCTGCACAGCATGAATCAGACCTTCAGAGTTCAGACAACCATTCCAAACCTCCTGCCAAGGAAGCCCACCATAACAAATACTCCAA ATTTAAAACAGGCGCGTTGTCCGATATGCTCCAACAACTTAAATATCGTCACATGATCAGAATAAAGAGGCGTCAAAAGCACAACTTTCAGAATCAGGGTTCGTCACAAGATGAAGCATCTGAAGCACGCGTTTTGTCTTCAGCAGATTCGCCTGAAACATCAAACTCCGAAGCGCCATGCCCTGCAGTACCAGCGAACAAGGAGAGGAGCAGTGACCTCGCTGAGAGGACCAGTTCGTTCGGGGCATGGCTCTCTCCAAGTGCAGCCTGCTGTACTGATGCGTGTGAAAACACACCAGACAATACTGATGGATCCGCCAGCCATGGCGCAAACAAGGCCGACGAGAATGCCAACAATGCGACAAATTCTCGTAGCGCCCTTGTCGACTTCATCGCCTCAAGGGTCCAAAGCTCGCCGAGGAAGCTATCTGTCAAGAAGCACAGTGACCCGTTAACAGAATCCTTCCGGAACATGGCTAAGAAGCTGCTGCTTGAGTATGAATCGGCAGAGAATTTTCGTAACAGCAATCTAGTGGCATTCTAA